The window tttTGAACTCATTTTAGGAGAGAAACGAGTGGGAAAAGCCGCTGAGCAGCGCTGCTCACCGCGGTGAACGGGTGAGGTTTGGAGGCTCCACCGACAAAATGCAGAGAGCATCAGAGCTCTTCATGACTTCAATATGAAGACAGACAAGTCCGCTACCTGCTTCCTCACTGTCAGCCTCCAGCACCGCTCACCCACTGAGTTTTCACTCGTTTatcagtgaagagaaaacacaagtgtctcggtgttcacactgcacacaggagCCACGGCTCGACTGAGTCTTCACGGTTCTCATGGTGTGTTCAAGTACCGCCTCCCGATCAGGACTCTTCTACAGTCCGGTCACTCACTCCGATAGTTCCTCGTTGATCTACACGCAAAGAAAAGATGGCAGAAGTTagctcagctccagctccagctccagctgccGCCAAGGCTAAAGCGGCCAAGAAGAAGGTCGTGAAACCGAAGAAGGTCGGTCCCAGCGTCAGTGAGCTCATCGTGAAAGCCGTGTCCGCGTCCAAGGAGCGGAGCGGCGTGTCCGCGGCCGCTCTCAAGAAGGCTCTGGCTGCCGGAGGCTACGATGTGGAGAAGAACAATGCCCGCGTCAACAACACCATCAAGAAGCTGGTGGTCAACGGGACCCTGGTCCAGACCAAGGGAACCGGGGCCACCGGCTCGTTCAAGATGAGCAAGAAGGTGGAGACCAAGGTCCAGAAGCCGGTGAAGAAGGCCGCTCCCAAAGCGAAGAAGCCCGCCGCCAAGAAACCCGCAGTGGCTAAAAGCCCAAGTCAGCGGCAGCCAAGAAGCCAGCAGCCGCCAAAAAGTCCCTGAAGAAGGTGACGAAACCAGCAGCGGCCAAGGAGCCCACCAAGAGCCCCAAGAAGGTGGCGAAGAGCCCCAAGAAGGTGGCGAAGATCCCCAAGAAGGTGGTGAAAAGGCCCCTGCACCCAAGAAAGCCCCCGCGAAGAAGGTCAGCAAACCCAAAGTGAAGAGGACAGCAGCCAAGAAGAAGTGAGATGTCCTCACTGTGAAACATGTCCATCCTGGTAaaaggctcttttaagagccacacacgtctatccacaaagagctgcttcctcatcaatcatcaccactgacaataaatatgtagagACAGAGTTCTTAACTAAAGGGAGTCAAGTTATATAGAAAGATATTGAATATGTATTTCTTACAATGTCAAGATTTAGaagttgttttatattaaaacataaaatactaTCAAGTAATAGAAAACATAGCTTTAGAGTCTctgtgaaggagaagcagactactactgacatacacacaccatGTAACATGATGTGCAACGATTTCTGCTTCACTTCATATACCATACTTCTTCTTAAAGAGTGTTCCtttgttgttatatttattgtagTTTCCTTGTGTCTTTACTTGCTAAATGTATAAGTAACACTTAaaaacaatttatatatatatatacacacatacataagaACGAGTAAAGTAGAGAAGTTGTGGGTGAGCTGCTTAGAAAAATGACGATTTCAGCTTTACATGACATATGTTTCCTTTTagattgtttgatttttatATGTGACACTGACAGACTCATACCATTCATTATTTATACTCAATTGTATTTCTATAGCGCAGAATCACGACATCTCAGGGCACTTTACAGAGACCTTACAAAATAATAGAGAAACCCAACTGCTCTCACAATGACAAACACTGACGACAGTGGAGAAACTCccctttaaaagaaagaaacatctagaaccagactctgtgtggcggccatctgcctcgaccggttggggtgacAGCGgagaaatgagggagagaggagacccTGTGTGATCGAAGGATTCACAGCATCTTCCTCACACTGAGCACTCATGCTCCCCGAGCGGCGGCTCTGGGAGAAGATGTAGTAACATCATGGAGCCAAGAGATGGCGGTGCTGTCCAAATATGTGAACCGGAACAACGTCCACTACCAGATGAGATCAAATCATAATCACTGTCCTTTGTATGTAAACCTCTCTAACCCTATCCCGACTAGTTTTTCCCACCATGAAAATAGCCCTGCGTAGGTGTGTTAAGACACTTGGAGCTAAAGATAAAACCACGTCTGAAAAAGGATGTAATTTTTAAGAGTATAATTTTTAACAACTAAAGTGAATTCCTtgtttcaggaccatggacagagctgtttgttgtgttttggtgCTGCACCtcaacagtttgtttctctgaatgGATGTTGTGGAGCAGAGCGCCGCCGCTTTACGCTTCAagtctgtgcagaaacacaCGTAGGTGAAAACTGTAAGTCGAGGCAGTGGGTAAGATGAGCCACCCTCTGTATCTAGATaactataaaaaatgtaataatgtgacCACAAATTAAGGAAGTGTAGTCGACATTACTCATTCCATCTTTCACTCAAGCACATGTAGAGATTGGTAAGCAAACCAGGACAAATATATCTTTGTCAAGCAAAGCGAATTCATCATGTTACTAAAATTCTCAGTCTtgtatattaattaaaatagatATGTTCTTGACATTATTGCATGTTAATTGTGTTTAATGATAATTTAATGACTGATAATACTGTTAACAACTTTAAAGAATTGACTCCTCTGACATTATATTCACAGCCATGTGTCGGTACAATACATGAAAGTTGTCAAAACTTCACTCCCACACTAGTTGATAACTTTGTTAAATGTACAGCAGCCTCATTACAAACAACCCTTGACACTGTCGCCCTGCAGAACATTAAGAAAGTAAACCAGAGCAGATTGGCTCCACCGAATAattatcaaatgtgttttaaaacagacatcacagaagctgcagaggaagtggcATTCCACCAAACAAGATGATTTTCACCTGGCCTGGACAGATAGCATGATATATAACAAGAAAGCACTGAGAAAGTACAGAGAGTCATAGTTCTACTGATCCATCTATTCCTCTAACTCTGAGGAGCAATGGTTTCATGAGcttctttaaaaatacaattataacCATCAGTGAAAATATCCCTGGGGACAAAATGGGACAAAACACATCCAGCAGTTGAAACTGCTATTGggtttaaaaattaaaatattttcagttgTGGATGTTATGCAGGATATTAATAGAATGTAATCAACATGATTATCCCCttcaatttaattgaattattataatatcaaatcTATGACAGTCTTCCCACTACATCTAAAATGTCAAGTCCACAGAAAAGGCTTCAAACATCCATGTGCAATAAAAtggatacaaatattttttaatggtTAAAATATATCCTATCAGAGAAAAGTGTATCTTTAGTGACACCTGCATATTTCATAAGGTTTCAAAGTTGTGTCCCAGTTTTTCTGTCAATACCGTGagacattcattaaaatgtaataaaatcagCCAATATTAGAGGCAGCAGTCACTCTGAAGGATACATTCTCACATTCCATTCATGGCAGACAGGGTTGGATGAGTTTAATAGTTTAGAGTAGAGTATTTAAAATCGTATTGCTGATATTTCCTGTGTCACAACCAGTATATGTCAAAAGTATCTGGAAGAAATTGTTTAGAATGtatatatcattttattctACCGAAGTAGTTTATGTTGACATCAAGCTCATAAGAATGGCTGCTACATGAACTCCATTTGTTTTCTAAGAAAAAGGGtttgtgaaattgtttcctGCAAATATCAATAGATCTTCTGTGAAAGTAAATCTAAGTAATACCCACCTGACAGTTGTTTTCCCAATCTTGGCTAAGGCCCTGCTTGGGTGTGTCCACATATGGTCATTTACACCCAGTGCTCAAGTGTCAATCAATAGCAAGTTTATTTCCAATCATAATCACTCCTTTGTATATAAACCTCTCTATCCCTATACTCACAAGTATTTCTAACCATGACAAAGGCCCTGCTTAAATGTGTACACACAGTTGGAGCAAAAGACAAGACCACGTCTGAAAAATTGGATACCTTGTTccaggaccatggacagagcGGTTGTTatgtttacattacatttaatttagctaACGCTTTAATCCAAAGCGACTttcaataagtgcattcaaccatgagggcacaaacccagaacaacaagaatcaagaaagtacaattttcttcaagaaagccaaactacaaagtgctataagtaagtgacaTTTAAGTGATACTAAATTGTTAggttaaacttttattcaaagttaagATGAGCTGCTCTGAATGGATGTGGAGCTAATGTTGACTAATGATGTTTGGGTATGTTAACACTAAAAAGATCATAAATCGATAACCATTAGCAGTCTCAATACACCAGTGTATTACAGCACTATACAAATACTTCCGTCCTTGTAACATATCTAATATATTGTCCCAGTAGTCACAGGACAATAAAACTATTTCAATATGAACCCTAATTATTAAATTCAACCATGATCTAATTAACCACAGTTGCAGTATTAGTTTAAAGTGGCTGTTTTAATATTGATGGACATGTCATTAGTGtcaggacagtttgtctccatagagaaagtgtgtggctcttaaaagagccgttgctTTGATGTGATGTCTCCTTAGAGTCGTTTACTTGGAGCTGGTGTACTTGGTCACGGCCTTGGTGCCCTCAGACACGGCGTGTTTAGCCAGCTCCccgggcagcagcaggcggacggCGGTCTGAATCTccctggaggtgatggtggagcGCTTGTTGTAATGAGCCAGACGAGAGGCCTCACCGGCGATGCGCTCGAAGATGTCGCTCACGAAGCAGTTCATGATGCCCATGGCCTTGGAGGAGATCCCAGTGTCGGGGTGGACCTGCTTCAGCACCTTGTACACGTAGATGGCGTAGCTCTCCTTCctggactttctcctcttctttccgcCCTACCGGGGCCTTCGCCACCGCTTTCTTGGAGCCCTTCTTGGGCGCAGGCTTCGCTGGTTCAGGCATCGTCACGATATTATTCGATCAAATTAATACAGACGTCAGTGGCCAGGCTGTAtttgaacacatcacatgtaaatCTATTTGTGCcgttccctctctgtcattggctgaatGTTGAGCGTCAGTGTAACAGCACGTGGGAGTGTCTCCACGTTCATGAGTCCATTATTCTGCTGCTCACAGAGGTTGAACTGTAAAGCTCAACTGGAACATTTGGGGGGTTTACAAATGCAAGATGTCTGAaagtatatatgttattattattgatgttagTATCACATtagtatcatttaaaacaatctgaACTAAAGTAACctgataaatacacagctctaaatgttaagggaacacttaatggtcacagtaaaacaccaagtcagttcgACTTCAGgtttatcaatctgtccatttaggaagcacaagtgattgtgaatcaatttcacctgttttggtgcaaatgaaagtgacaacaggtgcaatgaagaggcaaaagcaagacaacaacagaaagggaacagttttatatgtggtggccacagacatttgctctctcctcatccttcctgactgattcttctctagttctgtgttctgctagtgtccttgtcactacctGTAGCATGAGGCAGTCCCTGCAGTCCAATCAGGTAGCAGAGGTAGTctagctcctccaggatggaaCATCCAAACGTGCACACTAGACAAAAAGCCGAATTTTCGTCACTGCAAACGTCTGCAAACTcgcctaattcctggcagttagtgcccGTTTACAGGAGGCGAATTCCGCGTTCGTCCGTGacacaaactaacacaaagGGGCAGAAACATACCCCCGCTTTCGCAGTGGTGGGGGCTGGAGAAGGGGGCGTGCCGCCGTGGAGTCGCGGAGCGAAGGTGttatctaattagcatatgaatcacAGCGAAATCGCTTGttagaacttatctcacttcaccattggatgaaaccacagacctttgaaacgaaaagtcacttgtgattggctggtagatctgttgctattggtcaccctgggtcattataatacacacgtgggtaaacccctcccacacaatattactaataataataattaatatatagttattattactaataatttatatataaatatatatattattaattaatatatattattaattattagtaagcctttaccaaaagcactgcagttactgaagactatacattcattcatgtgatgcttgacgttatatgttgaacatattgtagagggaaaaaaacattaacaaggtatatgttgagtcaaagctttatttacatacagcacaaatattgtacaaacacaactggcctagccagtgaaaaactaatcaggtgaagcttgaaatgtctctctgagtcataagttctttgtgggactctgtccgaatctgctccagtgtgtagacgtctgtggtgtgtagctgtgagattcagtgtagcttccagtcttatttgaagtgtggcacacaggtcggtgagctcctggctgtggaaggatggatccatgtcatctgtcccgcttcaatcagctgtaaacacaatcagtaccactacatgaaaagaagaatttgggTCAGATACTGTCGCTGCAAATTTTTgtggaatttcaggttaacggctgttcacgggaatctgcaggcagcagagaaaactgccaggaattTGGCAGTTTTAAaagcctgagaatgttggcaGGTGACCCCCCTTCTCCTTGGCctaggggaggctttcacatgtaaatgacaatgctgtgagctttacaaatgtaaatcaggatagtttcactcagtggtgcagaggtaacacctttttctaaaaggtactaactaaggtaccaactaaaatatctggcgtAAGTACACGtaagcttaaaataaatataaaatctgaaattgtagcttatatagatttcccttatgaattacattgtataccatgagcaaaggtcaatgctatcaaaaaattagaaacagtgcaatttatttcaacatttgcctgtcaagctcatccaagataatatgttggaatggagagaggggcaccactgtacagttttctaagagaagtctttctgctgacacca of the Hippoglossus stenolepis isolate QCI-W04-F060 chromosome 10, HSTE1.2, whole genome shotgun sequence genome contains:
- the LOC118116065 gene encoding LOW QUALITY PROTEIN: histone H2B 1.2 (The sequence of the model RefSeq protein was modified relative to this genomic sequence to represent the inferred CDS: inserted 2 bases in 1 codon); amino-acid sequence: MPEPAKPAPKKGSKKAVAKAPVXGGKKRRKSRKESYAIYVYKVLKQVHPDTGISSKAMGIMNCFVSDIFERIAGEASRLAHYNKRSTITSREIQTAVRLLLPGELAKHAVSEGTKAVTKYTSSK